Proteins encoded together in one Diceros bicornis minor isolate mBicDic1 chromosome 18, mDicBic1.mat.cur, whole genome shotgun sequence window:
- the SPMAP1 gene encoding uncharacterized protein C17orf98 homolog: protein MARLCDCPLRLEKSFILDGVAVSTMARAYERVRPKLWSAIPPYNAQQDYHARRYFQSRVVPPVLRKTHQDHGGTGRDGWIVDYFHVFGQGQRYLNRRNWAGAGHSLQQVTGHDHYNADLKTIKGFNGRFGYRRNTPALRQHPSVFGEVTPFPLF, encoded by the exons ATGGCGCGCTTGTGCGATTGCCCTCTGCGGCTGGAGAAGAGCTTCATCTTGGACGGGGTGGCCGTGAGCACCATGGCCCGCGCGTATGAGCGCGTGAGGCCCAAGCTCTGGTCGGCGATTCCGCCCTACAACGCGCAGCAGGACTACCACGCCCGCCGCTACTTCCAGAGCCGCGTGGTTCCGCCCGTTTTGCGGAAAACTCATCAG GATCATGGCGGTACAGGAAGGGACGGCTGGATAGTGGACTATTTCCACGTCTTCGGGCAAGGACAGAGATACCTCAACAGGAGAAACTGGGCAGGGGCAG GGCATTCCCTCCAGCAGGTGACCGGGCATGACCACTACAATGCTGATCTGAAAACTATCAAGGGGTTCAATGGTCGGTTTGGCTATCGCCGGAACACCCCAGCCCTCCGCCAGCACCCATCTGTCTTTGGAGAGGTCACTCCGTTCCCTCTCTTCTAA
- the RPL23 gene encoding large ribosomal subunit protein uL14, whose amino-acid sequence MSKRGRGGSSGAKFRISLGLPVGAVINCADNTGAKNLYIISVKGIKGRLNRLPAAGVGDMVMATVKKGKPELRKKVHPAVVIRQRKSYRRKDGVFLYFEDNAGVIVNNKGEMKGSAITGPVAKECADLWPRIASNAGSIA is encoded by the exons ATGTCCAAGAGAG GACGTGGTGGGTCCTCCGGTGCGAAATTCCGGATTTCTTTGGGTCTTCCGGTAGGAGCCGTGATCAACTGTGCTGACAACACAG GAGCCAAAAATCTGTATATCATCTCTGTGAAGGGGATCAAGGGACGACTGAACAGACTTCCTGCTGCTGGTGTGGGTGACATGGTGATGGCCACAGTCAAGAAAGGCAAACCAGAGCTCAGAAAGAAGG tacATCCAGCAGTGGTAATTCGACAACGAAAGTCATACCGGAGAAAAGATGGCGTGTTTCTTTATTTTGAAGATAATGCAGGGGTCATAGTAAATAATAAAGGCGAGATGAAAG GTTCTGCCATCACAGGACCAGTTGCAAAGGAGTGTGCAGACTTGTGGCCCAGGATTGCATCCAATGCTGGCAGCATTGCATGA